A window of the Dioscorea cayenensis subsp. rotundata cultivar TDr96_F1 chromosome 14, TDr96_F1_v2_PseudoChromosome.rev07_lg8_w22 25.fasta, whole genome shotgun sequence genome harbors these coding sequences:
- the LOC120276502 gene encoding protein SAR DEFICIENT 4: MAATPGINHAPTCVFLDGATVRSILPLRALIPHLRSSLPSLSLSIHTPPRHSHTIDPSSSSTLLLMPSWSSHPSLPFIGVKLVTCFPLNSHLRLPGVQASFLLFSSSTGVPLVSLDATPLTLLRTSAVSALASLHLSRPTSSVLVLAGAGFLAPYLVRAHLFSRPSINRVIIWNRNPDKSRDLVLELRREFDHGVVFDHAEDLDEVVGLGDIVSCATSSMTPLIRGELLKPGAHLDLVGSFSPAMKECDDAAMVRGRVFVDFDVALEEAGELVGAFERGVMAPSDVAGTLVELLGGVKEGRRDEDEVTVFKSVGAAVVDLLAAQLAYQTYIAST; the protein is encoded by the exons ATGGCGGCAACGCCCGGCATCAACCACGCCCCTACGTGCGTTTTCCTCGACGGCGCCACCGTGCGCTCGATCCTCCCTCTCCGCGCGCTCATCCCCCATCTCCGCTCCTCCCTCCCATCCCTCTCCCTCTCCATTCACACCCCTCCTCGCCATTCCCACACCATCgacccctcctcctcctccaccctCCTCCTCATGCCCTCCTGGTCCTCCCATCCCTCCCTTCCCTTCATCGGCGTCAAGCTCGTCACCTGTTTCCCTCTCAACTCCCACCTTCGCCTCCCCGGCGTCCAAGcctcctttctcctcttctcctcctccaccgGTGTCCCCCTTGTCTCCCTCGATGCAACGCCTCTCACGCTTCTCCGCACCTCCGCTGTTTCCGCTCTTGCCTCCCTCCACCTCTCCCGCCCCACCTCCTCCGTCCTCGTCCTTGCCGGTGCCGGCTTCCTTGCTCCTTACCTCGTCCGCGCTCATCTCTTCTCCCGTCCATCTATCAACCGCGTCATTATCTGGAACCGCAATCCCGATAAATCCCGTGATCTCGTGCTGGAACTCCGTCGTGAATTCGATCACGGCGTGGTCTTCGACCACGCTGAGGATCTCGATGAGGTGGTCGGACTTGGAGATATTGTTAGCTGCGCGACTAGTTCGATGACGCCGCTGATCAGAGGAGAGCTGCTGAAGCCTGGGGCACATCTGGACCTTGTCGGATCGTTCTCACCGGCCATGAAAGAGTGTGACGATGCAGCTATGGTGAGGGGGAGGGTGTTTGTTGACTTCGATGTGGCATTGGAGGAGGCTGGGGAGCTGGTGGGTGCTTTCGAGAGAGGGGTAATGGCGCCCAGCGATGTGGCTGGGACTTTGGTGGAGTTGCTCGGTGGGGTGAAGGAAGGGAGGAGGGACGAGGACGAGGTGACGGTGTTCAAGTCGGTGGGGGCGGCGGTGGTTGATCTCCTTGCCGCGCAGCTTGCCTATCAGACATACATCGCAA GTACTTGA
- the LOC120275076 gene encoding beta-carotene hydroxylase 2, chloroplastic-like: MEASISAAAVPPLGSLRRAGSGAGAGCVLFFTPLLTCRSPVLRRRRPSTLCLVVGEDSAKTTTTSAIERKEKEEKEIIITLNESQIRAKERTERKQSERRTYLVAAVMSSFGFTSMAVAAVYYRFAWQMEGNEIPLSEMLGTFSLSVGAAVGMEYWARWAHRALWHASLWHMHESHHRPRDGPFELNDVFAIINAIPAISLLSFGFFNRGLVPGLCFGAGLGITLFGMAYMFVHDGLVHKRFPVGPIANVPYFRRVAAAHKIHHSDKFNGVPYGLFLGPKELEEVGGMEELEKEINRRTKAYDAVDKTSGNSS, from the exons ATGGAGGCGAGCATCTCCGCCGCCGCCGTCCCTCCTCTGGGTTCGTTACGCCGCGCCGGTTCCGGCGCCGGCGCTGGTTGTGTTCTGTTTTTCACCCCACTTCTTACATGCAGATCCCCAGTTCTTCGCCGGCGCAGACCCTCAACTCTCTGCCTCGTCGTCGGAGAAGACAGTGCGAAAACAACAACCACAAGCGCAATCGAAAggaaggagaaagaagagaaagagatcaTCATTACTTTGAATGAAAGCCAAATCCGGGCCAAAGAGAGGACGGAAAGGAAGCAATCAGAGCGAAGAACATACCTCGTCGCCGCAGTGATGTCCAGCTTTGGCTTCACATCCATGGCCGTCGCCGCCGTCTACTACCGCTTCGCCTGGCAAATGGAG GGCAATGAAATCCCCTTATCTGAAATGCTCGGAACTTTCTCCCTCTCCGTCGGAGCAGCA GTGGGGATGGAGTACTGGGCACGATGGGCGCACCGCGCGCTATGGCACGCCTCGCTGTGGCACATGCACGAGTCTCACCACCGCCCACGCGACGGTCCGTTCGAGCTCAACGATGTCTTCGCCATCATCAACGCGATTCCGGccatctctcttctctctttcgGCTTCTTCAACCGCGGCCTCGTCCCCGGCCTTTGTTTCGGCGCT GGTTTGGGAATTACTCTGTTTGGGATGGCGTATATGTTTGTACATGATGGACTAGTGCACAAGAGATTCCCAGTGGGTCCCATTGCAAACGTACCTTATTTTCGAAGAGTTGCTGCTGCACACAAG ataCATCACTCGGACAAGTTCAATGGAGTACCATATGGGTTGTTCCTGGGACCGAAG GAGCTGGAAGAGGTGGGTGGGATGGAGGAGCTGGAGAAAGAGATTAACAGGAGGACTAAAGCTTATGATGCTGTTGATAAAACATCCGGGAATTCCAGTTGA
- the LOC120276413 gene encoding deSI-like protein At4g17486 yields MEVVLHVYDVTNSGSDKTNNTILQINKFFKDGIGLGGIFHSAVQVYGDEEWSFGFCEFGTGVFSCPPSKNPMYTYRERIVLGETNCSIFKVNQILRELSREWPGESYDLLSRNCNHFCDVFCESLGVPKLPGWVNRFANAGDTAMEVAGTTAMKFRQAKAEVVTASKVAYRFLAGIASNSTATTESPSSPNRGATAPRFQGAWFKNLMSIGAKPSTSEVPDDTDVMLPQQSLKSTDLLEHSPKHNL; encoded by the exons ATGGAGGTGGTGCTGCATGTCTACGATGTGACTAACAGTGGCTCGGACAAGACCAACAACACCATTCTTCAGATAAACAAGTTCTTCAAGGATGGGATCGGCCTTGGCGGCATCTTCCACTCTGCTGTTCAG GTTtatggagatgaagaatggtCATTTGGGTTTTGTGAATTTGGTACTGGAGTTTTTAGCTGTCCTCCGAGTAAAAATCCAATGTATACCTACCGTGAGCGCATTGTTCTTGGAGAAACAAACTGTTCAATTTTCAAAGTAAATCAGATTTTGCGGGAGCTCAGCCGAGAGTGGCCTGGAGAATCATATGATCTGCTATCAAGAAACTGTAACCACTTCTGTGATGTTTTTTGTGAAAGCCTTGGTGTACCCAAACTACCAG GTTGGGTAAATCGGTTTGCCAATGCTGGTGATACCGCCATGGAAGTTGCAGGCACCACAGCAATGAAG TTCAGGCAAGCAAAGGCGGAAGTAGTGACAGCTAGCAAAGTGGCATACAGATTCCTTGCGGGTATTGCCTCCAATTCTACAGCCACGACGGAGAGCCCAAGCAGTCCGAATAGAGGTGCTACTGCTCCGAGGTTTCAAGGTGCCTGGTTTAAAAACCTGATGTCTATCGGTGCCAAGCCTAGTACTTCTGAAGTCCCAGATGATACGGATGTGATGCTTCCTCAACAAAGTCTAAAATCGACAGACCTACTGGAGCATAGTCCCAAGCACAACTTGTAA
- the LOC120275295 gene encoding probable RNA-binding protein 18, translating to MDDKCDTRLYVGNLDKRITESNVIKMFTPFGKIMSEEFLWHTRGPKRGEPRGYVFIEYSTKEEAELAKAKMDGRLACGRPLVVRLASEKCLLETSNQLKPSCDGKKPSAAGCTSGMMNRSAKIAAIKNKLKSLEGEGVGIKKLRETDSSTSTHETVSSARKS from the exons ATGGATGATAAATGTGATACCAGACTTTATGTTGGCAATCTTGACAAAAGAATTACAGA GTCCAATGTGATAAAGATGTTCACACCTTTTGGAAAGATTATGTCTGAAGAATTTTTGTGGCATACTCGTGGTCCAAAGCGAGGAGAACCTCGTGGTTACGTTTTTATCGAGTATAGCACCAAAGAG GAAGCTGAACTAGCCAAGGCTAAGATGGACGGGAGATTAGCTTGTGGACGACCATTGGTTGTTCGGCTTGCTAGTGAGAAGTGCTTGTTGGAAACTTCAAACCAACTCAAACCTTCATGTGATGGGAAAAAGCCAAGTGCTGCAGGTTGCACATCAGGAATGATGAACAGAAGCGCAAAGATTGCAGCGATTAAAAATAAGTTGAAATCCTTGGAAGGAGAAGGCgttggaataaaaaaattaagagaaacaGACAGCTCTACTTCAACCCACGAGACTGTTTCATCTGCaagaaaatcatga
- the LOC120276232 gene encoding TPD1 protein homolog 1A-like: MATIYHLILLSIFLLSPFSKAEGERLCIDNVRVFQKSSGFGAGHVPEYTVTISNIGQEPVSGVHVSCGEFSSASLINPEIFQRLNLGDCLVKDGEVIDMAEVVSFTYTNFPPYELIVSAAHCLDNN, encoded by the exons ATGGCAACCATTTACCATCTCATTCTTCTATCCATCTTTCTCTTATCACCATTCTCCAAAG CTGAAGGTGAAAGACTATGCATTGATAATGTCAGGGTGTTCCAAAAGAGCAGTGGATTTGGAGCAGGACATGTTCCAGAGTACACAGTGACAATCAGCAACATAGGACAAGAACCAGTGTCTGGAGTTCATGTTTCATGTGGAGAATTCTCATCTGCAAGCTTGATAAACCCTGAGATTTTTCAGAGGCTCAACCTTGGAGATTGCTTGGTTAAGGATGGTGAAGTAATAGATATGGCTGaagttgtttcttttacttACACTAACTTTCCTCCTTATGAACTCATTGTTTCTGCTGCTCATTGCCTTGACAATAACTAG
- the LOC120276233 gene encoding probable receptor-like protein kinase At5g24010: protein MTTVSSSPTPLSLHPSTSPLLIPSPFPTPRSLPLSIAQPGSSPPPPPTLSGSSHPGHHLLRLHFHPFSTPSFNLSSALFHVSTSNLVLLSNFNPADLPGPILREFIIRSPSDELILSFTPASQSTFAFVNAIEVFSAPADLVPDIARLVSPDHVQFYDLVSSQALETLYRINVGGLKVTPFNDTLWRTWIPDSKFLTSDSRTKVVTFSGRINYREHRASREVVPDNVDNTARVLEIKLNMTWAFDVSAGYQYFIRMHFCDIASLALNELYFNIYINGYSAYEYFDLSDATSQFLASPFYMDFVTDVVNSSGVLTVSIGASNFSSPSWVQGMLNGLEIMKMNNTVGSFDGEFPVSAILVKPVKGFFGEFARWFVCGIGFISLFSIVFMLVLRLRAEAWNALAWSRLPTEVSEGKPAKGNLMLTTEI from the exons ATGACCACCGTGTCTTCATCCCCGACTCCACTATCTCTCCATCCTTCCACCTCTCCTCTTCTCATCCCATCTCCCTTTCCGACCCCTCGATCTCTTCCCCTCTCTATCGCACAGCCCGGATCTTCACCTCCCCCTCCACCTACACTTTCAGGATCATCCCATCCCGGCCATCACCTCCTCCGCCTCCACTTCCACCCCTTCTCCACCCCCTccttcaacctctcctccgccCTCTTTCACGTCTCCACCTCCAACCTCGTCCTTCTCTCTAACTTCAACCCTGCCGACCTCCCCGGCCCCATCTTGAGGGAGTTCATCATTCGATCCCCCTCCGACGAGCTCATCCTCTCCTTTACTCCCGCCAGTCAATCCACCTTCGCCTTCGTCAACGCCATCGAGGTCTTCTCCGCCCCGGCCGATCTCGTCCCTGACATCGCCCGCTTGGTAAGCCCCGATCACGTCCAATTCTATGATCTTGTTTCCAGTCAAGCTTTGGAGACCCTTTATAGGATCAACGTTGGGGGCCTAAAGGTCACACCTTTCAATGATACATTGTGGAGAActtggattcctgattccaagTTCTTGACTTCTGATTCTCGAACAAAAGTCGTGACCTTTAGTGGTAGGATAAATTATAGAGAACATAGGGCAAGTCGTGAAGTTGTTCCTGATAATGTGGATAATACTGCAAGAGTTTTGGAGATTAAATTAAACATGACATGGGCTTTTGATGTCAGTGCTGGTTATCAGTATTTCATTCGAATGCATTTCTGTGACATTGCTAGTTTGGCACTCAATGAGCTTTACTTCAATATCTACATAAATGGCTATTCTGCTTATGAGTATTTCGATCTCTCCGATGCTACTAGCCAGTTTCTGGCTTCGCCTTTCTATATGGACTTTGTCACTGATGTAGTTAATAGTTCTGGTGTTTTGACTGTGAGCATTGGTGCTTCCAATTTTAGTAGTCCCTCATGGGTACAAGGAATGCTTAATGGATTGGAGATCATGAAAATGAACAACACAGTTGGCAGTTTCGATGGTGAATTTCCTGTTAGTGCTATTTTGGTGAAGCCAGTGAAAGGATTCTTTGGGGAGTTTGCTCGATGGTTTGTGTGTGGCATTGGTTTCATAAGCTTGTTTTCCATTGTCTTCATGTTGGTGTTGAGGTTGAGAGCAGAGGCTTGGAATGCTTTGGCTTGGTCACGTTTACCTACTGAGGTTTCAGAGGGTAAGCCTGCTAAAGGAAATCTAATGCTGACAA CTGAGATATAG
- the LOC120276376 gene encoding ferric reduction oxidase 2-like yields the protein MAVKGSSSSYYASMVVFLLVLKLVMSLVFISWLLVWILLPTKPFDKWSDKFYTATNSTYFGSQGTNILIYTFPILLISLLGCIYLHFAKRLECCNSLSSFLRTWTRPVLVKAPLGIISLMELAFCLMFLAFLIWFFTAAVHNSFSSITKESAETEGYDQVWMQKLYYASVWLALTGNTCCAFLFFPVTRTSSLLPLIGLTSESSIRYHVWLGHIAMLFFTAHGICFVVLWAAMGDLWQLLKWDFHEISNVAGEIALICGLLMWVTTFPTIRRKMFELFFYTHQLYFLFLLFYLLHLGIRVFTLILPGVYLFLLDRYLRFLQSRRKARLVSARLLHSETLELNFSKHLGSSYTPLSTVFINVPSVSSLQWHPFTISSSSNLEPEKLSIIIKKEGSWTQRLYQMLSSPSCPQRLDISVEGPYGPVSLNFLRYDSLVLVSGGSGITPFISVIRELIYRSTTLASPTPNILLVCAFKTSADLSMLDLLLPISSTISDLSSLNLKIEAFVTREKAPPTPNNAAKLKIRTKWFKPLPSDQPISLVLGPNTWLWLATIITTSFVAFLVLLGILTNYYIYPIDKNTDEIYNISWRALLNLLFICFCIVATASAAVFWEERRSSIQLKQSSNMDVKTPIASPTSWLDNVDQELESLPLDSVLQTANVHYGGRPDLTKMLLECNELNTGVMASGPSELRHQVARVCSSGLANNLHFESISFNW from the exons ATGGCAGTAAaaggatcttcttcttcttattatgcTTCTATGGTAGTCTTCCTCTTAGTGCTCAAACTTGTGATGAGCTTAGTGTTCATTTCTTGGTTGTTAGTCTGGATTCTCTTGCCCACAAAACCATTTGACAAATGGTCTGATAAGTTCTACACTGCCACCAACTCCACATACTTTGGATCACAAG GGACTAACATTCTCATCTACACATTCCCTATACTGCTCATCTCTCTGCTTGGATGCATTTATCTCCATTTTGCAAAGAGACTTGAATGTTGTAATTCACTAAGCAGTTTCTTGAGAACATGGACAAGGCCAGTTCTGGTGAAAGCTCCTCTTGGGATCATCTCTTTGATGGAGCTTGCCTTCTGTTTGAtgtttcttgctttcttgatcTGGTTTTTCACTGCAGCTGTACACAACAGCTTCTCCTCCATCACTAAAGAGTCTGCAGAAACAGAAGGATATGATCAAGT GTGGATGCAAAAGCTATATTATGCATCTGTTTGGCTAGCCTTGACAGGGAACACATGCTGTGCATTCCTCTTCTTTCCAGTCACCAGAACTTCATCTCTCTTGCCTCTCATTGGACTCACCTCTGAGTCCAGCATCAGATATCATGTGTGGCTTGGCCACATTGCCATGCTTTTCTTCACTGCTCATGGGATTTGCTTTGTTGTTCTTTGGGCTGCCATGGGTGATCTCTGGCAG TTGCTAAAATGGGATTTTCATGAGATATCAAACGTTGCTGGAGAAATAGCATTGATTTGTGGGTTATTGATGTGGGTGACTACTTTCCCTACAATCAGACGCAAGATGTTTGAGCTCTTCTTCTACACACATCAGCTCTActtccttttccttctcttctatcTACTTCACCTGGGAATCAGAGTCTTCACCTTGATCCTTCCTGGAGTTTATCTCTTCTTGTTAGACAGATACCTTAGATTCTTGCAATCACGCCGGAAAGCTAGGCTTGTTTCAGCTCGTCTTTTGCATTCAGAAACACttgagctcaacttctccaaaCACCTAG GATCAAGCTACACACCATTGAGCACAGTGTTCATTAATGTTCCAAGTGTTTCCTCACTCCAATGGCACCCATTCACCATAAGTTCAAGCAGCAACTTGGAACCAGAGAAGCTCagcattataataaaaaaggaaGGAAGCTGGACACAGAGGCTTTACCAGATGCTCTCTTCACCTTCTTGTCCACAACGTCTTGATATCTCTGTTGAAGGTCCATATGGCCCTGTCTCACTTAACTTCCTAAG GTATGATTCTCTGGTTTTAGTGAGTGGTGGCAGCGGAATAACTCCTTTCATCTCTGTCATCAGAGAACTAATCTATAGAAGCACAACACTAGCAAGTCCAACACCAAACATCCTCCTTGTTTGTGCTTTCAAAACCTCAGCTGACCTCTCTATGCTTGATCTCCTTCTCCCTATATCTTCCACCATCTCTGATCTCTCTTCTCTCAATCTAAAGATAGAAGCCTTTGTGACAAGAGAGAAAGCTCCTCCTACTCCAAACAATGCTGCAAAgctaaaaataagaacaaaatggTTCAAGCCTCTTCCTTCAGACCAGCCCATCTCTCTGGTTCTTGGTCCTAATACCTGGCTTTGGCTTGCCACTATTATAACTACTTCCTTTGTTGCATTCCTGGTTCTCCTGGGAATTCTCACAAACTACTACATATATCCTATAGATAAAAATACTGATGAAATCTATAATATTTCTTGGAGAGCCTTGTTGAACTTGCTCTTCATATGCTTCTGCATTGTTGCTACTGCTAGTGCTGCTGTTTTTTGGGAAGAGAGAAGGAGTTCCATCCAATTGAAACAGAGCTCAAACATGGATGTAAAAACTCCTATAGCTTCACCAACTTCATGGCTTGATAATGTTGATCAAGAGTTAGAGAGTTTGCCACTGGACTCTGTACTTCAGACTGCTAATGTGCATTATGGTGGAAGACCTGACCTTACTA AGATGCTGTTGGAGTGCAATGAGTTGAACACCGGAGTCATGGCTAGTGGTCCCTCTGAACTGCGCCACCAGGTTGCAAGGGTTTGCTCTTCTGGATTGGCTAATAATTTGCACTTTGAATCCATTAGTTTCAACTGGTGA